A region from the bacterium genome encodes:
- a CDS encoding vitamin B12-dependent ribonucleotide reductase, which produces MSKDTDLNSRTDKNLFDFDDNGHNSSNSIIIEGETILLPQDKKLTPDNKIKIEDDPVDLSPPVKPEVSANAQKVLEKRYLKKDMNGNVIETPEELFRRVAHYIAKADKFYDPESDLESTENKFYSMMARLEFMPNSPTLMNAGRELGQLSACFVLPVEDSMESIFETIKNTAMIHKSGGGTGFSFSKVRPQNDIVKSTLGIASGPISFMHVFDIATETVKQGGTRRGANMAILRVDHPDILDFIKSKEEDKKLNNFNISVAVTDAFWNALENDDDYDLINPHSGRHAGKLNAKEVFREIVTRAWKNGEPGIIFLDEINRGNPTPKLGAIESTNPCGEQPLLPYESCNLGSINLAKMIKKEDGIAEINFEKLEDTVRNATHFLDNVIDMNKFPLKSIEEQTKKSRKIGLGVMGFADLLMNLDIPYNSEEAIDVAKQVMSFIEDTSKRKSQELALQRGSFPAFQQSIYGERNEPPLRNSTRTTIAPTGTISIISGCSSGVEPIFALSFTRNVMDNDKLPEIHPLIIERLKEEKLYSEDLVRKIADDGSVQKIDEIPESIKKIFVTSHDIEPEWHIRMQAAFQEFTNNAVSKTVNFPNSATEKDVETVYKMAHDLKCKGVTIYRDGSRSEQVLSRGINKKKTSGTAAIITKGRPSVLRGITTKLNTGQGSLYVTINVDENDQPIEVFANIGKNGGDTAALAEAIGRLISIALQNGVSIKEISKTLRGITGSRPVWNNGNLIKSVPDGIAQILLEQFNDEDSSALKTASLKIHELKEATASDNTAALTGPECPECGNIMETEGGCSVCRFCGFSHCG; this is translated from the coding sequence ATGTCTAAAGATACTGACTTAAACAGCCGGACAGATAAAAATCTGTTCGACTTCGACGACAACGGCCACAATTCATCGAATTCAATTATAATTGAAGGAGAAACAATTTTATTGCCTCAGGATAAAAAATTGACACCAGACAATAAAATCAAAATTGAGGATGACCCTGTGGATTTATCACCTCCTGTAAAACCAGAGGTCTCTGCCAATGCTCAAAAGGTACTGGAAAAAAGATATCTTAAAAAAGACATGAATGGAAATGTAATTGAGACACCTGAAGAACTTTTCAGGCGCGTTGCTCATTACATTGCCAAAGCTGATAAATTTTACGACCCTGAATCTGACCTGGAATCCACAGAAAATAAATTTTACAGCATGATGGCCCGGCTTGAATTCATGCCTAACTCCCCTACCCTGATGAATGCAGGCAGGGAACTCGGCCAGCTTTCTGCATGCTTTGTTCTGCCTGTTGAGGACTCCATGGAATCGATATTTGAAACCATAAAAAACACTGCAATGATTCACAAATCAGGCGGCGGAACTGGATTTTCATTCTCAAAAGTCCGTCCCCAAAATGATATCGTAAAATCAACATTGGGTATTGCTTCAGGCCCCATCTCATTTATGCACGTATTTGATATCGCAACGGAAACTGTTAAACAAGGCGGAACCAGGCGCGGTGCAAACATGGCAATACTCAGAGTCGACCATCCTGATATTTTAGATTTTATAAAATCAAAAGAAGAAGACAAAAAACTGAATAACTTTAATATTTCAGTTGCAGTAACCGATGCATTCTGGAATGCTCTTGAAAATGATGATGATTACGACCTCATAAATCCCCATTCCGGCAGACATGCAGGAAAACTCAATGCAAAAGAGGTTTTCAGGGAGATCGTTACCAGAGCATGGAAAAACGGTGAACCAGGCATAATCTTTCTTGATGAAATAAACAGAGGCAATCCTACTCCGAAATTAGGTGCAATTGAATCAACTAATCCCTGCGGAGAACAGCCGCTTCTTCCTTACGAATCATGTAACCTCGGCTCAATTAATCTCGCAAAAATGATTAAAAAGGAAGATGGTATTGCAGAGATAAATTTTGAAAAACTTGAAGACACTGTAAGAAATGCGACACATTTTCTTGATAATGTAATTGATATGAATAAATTCCCCCTTAAAAGTATTGAAGAACAGACTAAAAAATCCCGCAAGATAGGGCTTGGTGTTATGGGGTTTGCGGACCTTCTGATGAATCTTGACATTCCGTATAATTCAGAAGAAGCAATTGACGTTGCAAAACAAGTTATGAGCTTCATTGAAGACACATCAAAGAGGAAATCACAGGAACTGGCTCTGCAGCGGGGATCTTTCCCTGCATTTCAGCAGAGTATTTACGGTGAGCGTAACGAACCGCCTTTAAGAAACTCAACCCGTACAACAATTGCTCCCACAGGTACAATCAGTATTATATCCGGCTGCTCAAGCGGTGTAGAACCAATTTTTGCATTATCATTTACACGAAATGTTATGGATAATGATAAGCTTCCGGAAATTCATCCTCTGATTATTGAGCGCTTAAAAGAAGAAAAACTTTATTCGGAAGATCTTGTCCGCAAAATTGCCGATGACGGTTCAGTTCAAAAAATAGATGAAATTCCTGAATCAATAAAAAAGATATTTGTCACTTCTCATGATATTGAACCTGAATGGCACATCCGCATGCAGGCTGCATTTCAGGAATTTACAAACAACGCAGTATCAAAAACAGTAAATTTCCCCAATAGTGCAACAGAAAAAGATGTTGAAACTGTTTACAAAATGGCTCATGACCTTAAATGCAAGGGTGTCACAATATACCGTGACGGAAGCCGTTCCGAGCAGGTATTAAGCAGAGGGATTAACAAAAAGAAAACTTCCGGTACAGCCGCAATAATCACAAAAGGCAGACCCAGTGTATTAAGAGGAATTACAACAAAACTTAACACCGGACAGGGGTCTCTGTATGTCACAATAAATGTTGATGAAAATGACCAGCCGATTGAAGTTTTTGCCAACATAGGCAAAAACGGAGGAGATACTGCTGCTCTTGCCGAGGCTATAGGACGTCTTATTTCAATTGCTCTGCAGAACGGTGTAAGCATCAAGGAAATCAGTAAAACACTGCGCGGGATTACCGGTTCAAGGCCTGTGTGGAACAACGGGAATCTTATAAAATCAGTTCCTGACGGCATTGCTCAGATTCTTCTTGAACAGTTTAATGATGAGGACAGCTCAGCTCTCAAGACTGCTTCCCTAAAAATACACGAATTAAAGGAAGCAACTGCATCTGACAATACAGCTGCCTTAACAGGGCCGGAATGCCCTGAATGCGGGAATATTATGGAAACTGAAGGAGGATGCTCTGTGTGCAGATTCTGCGGATTTTCACACTGCGGGTGA
- a CDS encoding riboflavin synthase has translation MFTGIIEEIGIVRKVIPGTRGIKIIIEAKRIMEDCKIEDSIAVNGVCLTVTDVTKVYFTVNAVSETLERSTLSVIKAGARVNLERALTLNKRLGGHIVQGHVDLTGRIINIKSDGESRIVEISNPDLSKEKYIVEKGSVTLNGVSLTIAGTGRGSFKVAVIPYTWDNTVFRYAKQGDRINIEFDIIAKYVEKMVSINPEKESSLTLDKLRSLGF, from the coding sequence ATGTTTACCGGTATTATCGAAGAGATTGGAATTGTCCGAAAAGTGATCCCCGGAACCAGGGGAATAAAAATTATAATAGAAGCAAAAAGAATTATGGAAGATTGCAAAATAGAGGATTCTATTGCTGTAAACGGGGTCTGCCTGACCGTAACAGATGTTACAAAGGTGTATTTTACTGTAAATGCTGTTTCTGAAACATTGGAGCGAAGCACTCTATCGGTAATTAAAGCGGGAGCTAGGGTAAATCTTGAAAGGGCGTTGACATTAAATAAAAGGCTTGGGGGGCATATTGTACAGGGACATGTGGATTTAACCGGCAGAATTATCAATATTAAAAGTGACGGAGAATCCAGAATTGTGGAAATATCAAATCCTGATTTATCAAAAGAAAAATATATTGTTGAAAAAGGCTCTGTAACCCTTAACGGTGTAAGCTTGACAATTGCTGGAACGGGAAGAGGAAGTTTTAAAGTTGCAGTTATTCCCTACACATGGGATAATACGGTTTTCCGTTATGCAAAACAGGGCGACAGAATAAATATTGAGTTTGATATTATTGCTAAATATGTTGAGAAAATGGTATCAATAAATCCTGAGAAGGAAAGCAGTTTAACACTGGATAAACTGCGTTCTTTGGGTTTTTAA
- a CDS encoding S41 family peptidase, protein MRKYLKYIVLVCLIVIIGSCLYLNRERGNPEENFEYFFKTFEKHYALFKVKNIDWNKLYSYYVKKIDKNTTDDELFKIFQELLYKLNDKHSYIYRFNEIYFSGYNLPSLNYFKLLSFDFRVPTNDFSLRLIKKKYLKTGYEQSLRIYSFLPPIGTRKVFTTGWLSDTIAYLHMTEMSNKSEKVHKAINDFFEKYGSAQAFVIDIRDNIGGYSVPVKELAERFADKKHLYAISRLRNPDSIYSYQEPENWTIEPSSGENYSNRPVTLLTNKNTQSAAELFALMMKTLPNVTLIGDTTTGIFSDTHVGKLPNGWEYRMSVRKTCDGSDMFLEDIGIKPNNLVKNNKKDIDNGIDKVLEYAIKLLSNKKSI, encoded by the coding sequence ATGAGAAAATATTTAAAATATATAGTCCTTGTATGTTTGATTGTGATCATTGGATCATGTCTTTATTTAAACAGAGAAAGAGGAAATCCAGAAGAAAACTTTGAGTATTTTTTTAAAACATTTGAAAAACATTATGCTCTCTTTAAAGTTAAAAATATAGATTGGAACAAACTATATAGTTATTATGTAAAAAAAATCGATAAAAATACAACCGACGATGAGTTATTTAAAATTTTTCAAGAACTCCTGTATAAACTGAATGATAAACATAGTTATATTTACCGGTTTAATGAGATATATTTTTCAGGATATAATTTACCTTCTTTGAATTATTTTAAATTATTGTCTTTTGATTTTAGAGTTCCTACAAATGACTTTTCTTTAAGACTGATTAAGAAAAAATATTTAAAAACCGGATATGAACAATCATTACGAATTTATTCATTTTTACCGCCAATTGGGACAAGAAAAGTTTTTACAACAGGTTGGCTTTCAGACACAATTGCATATCTTCATATGACAGAAATGAGCAATAAATCTGAAAAAGTTCATAAAGCGATTAATGATTTCTTTGAAAAGTATGGTTCAGCTCAAGCATTTGTTATTGATATTCGAGATAACATTGGAGGGTATTCTGTTCCTGTAAAAGAATTAGCAGAACGATTTGCTGATAAAAAACATTTATATGCTATTTCAAGATTAAGAAACCCTGATAGTATTTATTCATATCAAGAACCTGAAAACTGGACTATTGAACCCAGTTCAGGTGAAAATTACAGTAATCGTCCAGTTACTCTTTTGACAAATAAAAACACTCAAAGTGCAGCAGAATTATTTGCATTAATGATGAAAACTTTACCGAATGTTACATTAATCGGAGATACAACAACAGGTATTTTTTCAGATACACATGTTGGAAAACTTCCGAATGGCTGGGAATATAGAATGTCTGTTAGAAAGACTTGTGATGGTAGCGATATGTTTTTGGAAGATATAGGAATTAAACCAAATAATTTAGTTAAAAATAATAAGAAAGACATTGATAATGGAATAGACAAAGTGCTTGAATATGCAATTAAGCTTTTGTCTAATAAAAAAAGTATATAA
- the ribD gene encoding bifunctional diaminohydroxyphosphoribosylaminopyrimidine deaminase/5-amino-6-(5-phosphoribosylamino)uracil reductase RibD encodes MNEEFFMRRAIALAKKGRGSVSPNPLVGAVIVKNGRVISEDYHRLYGDYHAERNAILKAEPDAVKGSVLYVNLEPCSHLGKTPPCTDIIISSGIKKVVIGQVDPNPLVKGKGIKKLRDNGIEVVKGVCEDESKRLNEVFNKFITKHEPFVTLKIAQTIDGKIATRNGLSKWITGDISRRRVHLLRNEYDAVLIGAGTAISDNPKLTVRHVKGRTGVRIVLDSVLRIPVDSEIVATAAEYKSIIATTKRAAKGRIEMFKEKGCSVWKVPQDEAGRVSIHAVLKRAARENISSILVEGGGEVFTAFIRNGMADRIVVFVAPKIFGSGTESIGDLSILSPDKAVMFKEFSWKKSGADMMFDGRF; translated from the coding sequence ATGAATGAAGAATTTTTTATGAGAAGAGCTATTGCGCTGGCAAAAAAAGGCAGAGGCAGTGTCTCTCCCAATCCCCTTGTAGGAGCTGTTATAGTAAAGAATGGTAGGGTAATTTCTGAAGATTATCACAGGCTTTACGGAGATTATCATGCTGAACGCAATGCAATATTGAAAGCTGAACCTGATGCTGTAAAAGGTTCGGTTCTCTACGTAAATCTCGAACCATGCAGCCATCTTGGTAAAACCCCTCCTTGTACTGATATAATAATTTCTTCCGGAATAAAAAAAGTAGTAATCGGACAGGTTGACCCTAATCCTCTTGTTAAAGGTAAAGGAATTAAAAAACTTCGTGATAACGGCATTGAAGTAGTGAAAGGTGTATGTGAGGATGAATCAAAGCGGTTAAATGAAGTTTTCAATAAATTTATTACAAAGCATGAACCGTTTGTAACCCTGAAGATTGCCCAGACAATTGACGGTAAAATTGCTACGCGAAACGGGCTTTCTAAGTGGATTACAGGCGATATCTCGCGCAGGAGAGTCCACCTTTTAAGGAATGAGTATGATGCTGTTTTAATTGGAGCCGGAACTGCTATATCTGATAATCCAAAACTTACAGTAAGGCATGTAAAAGGCAGAACAGGTGTGCGTATCGTACTTGATTCTGTTTTGCGTATACCTGTTGATTCTGAGATTGTTGCAACAGCAGCAGAATACAAGAGCATTATTGCTACTACTAAAAGGGCTGCGAAGGGAAGAATCGAGATGTTTAAAGAAAAAGGCTGCAGTGTATGGAAGGTGCCTCAGGATGAAGCAGGCAGGGTCAGTATCCATGCTGTTTTGAAAAGAGCTGCAAGAGAGAATATTTCTTCAATACTTGTTGAAGGAGGAGGGGAAGTTTTTACTGCATTTATACGAAACGGAATGGCAGACAGAATAGTAGTATTTGTGGCTCCGAAAATTTTTGGCAGCGGAACAGAAAGTATCGGAGATTTATCAATTTTATCACCTGACAAGGCAGTTATGTTTAAGGAATTTTCGTGGAAAAAATCCGGTGCGGATATGATGTTTGACGGGAGGTTTTGA